A segment of the Halovivax limisalsi genome:
CCCGATCGGGACGCTTCCCGGCGAGATCAACGCCGCCGGCACGGTCGTCCTCGCTAACGGGTCCGGCGCGTACGTCCACCCGGAGCTCTCGCGCGAGGCGGTACAGGCCGTCGAGGACACCCTCGACGTCCCCGTCGAACGCGGCGACCTCGCCGGCGTTCGGACGGTCGGCACGGCCGCCGTCGCGACCGACGAGGGGGTCCTCTGTCACCCCAAGTCGACCGACGAGGAACTCGATCTGCTGGAGGAGACGCTCGACGTCCGGGCCGACGTGGGGACGATCAACTACGGCGCGCCGCTGGTCGGCTCCGGGCTGCTCGCCAACGCGGCCGGCTACGTCGTCGGCGAGGACACCACGGGGCCGGAACTCGGCCGCATCGAGGACGCGCTCGGCTACATCGACTAACGCGGGTAACTGAGTGACGTGTTTCTGCGGACTGACACCGACAGTACGGTGTATCGGCGGGCCCCTCCCGAAGGCCTCCTGCGCGTTTGCTAGTCAGACTGTTCGATACGTCCGCCGCTGGACCGAGCGCCGTGGCCCCGGAAGGGAACATTCTTCCGCCTGCCTGCCGGATGATCGAGTATGAACGACTCAGCGACGTGCGCGTTCGCGGCGAATCACCAACCCAGCCCGAGCGAGGTGACCCGGCGATGAGCGCCAACCAACAGCAACTGCAGGCCCTATCGCAGGAACTCCAGGAGATCCAGGAGTCGATCACGAGCCTCGAGGAGACGATCGAGGGGATCCGCGAGGAGCAATCGGCGATCGACGAGGCGATCGAGGCCGTCGAGACGCTCGAAACCGGCTCGACCGTTCAGGTCCCGCTGGGCGGCGGCGCCTACGTCCGCGCGACGGTCGAGGATATCGACGAGGTCATCGTCGAACTCGGCGCGGACTACGCCGCCGAGTTCGATCAGGAGCACGCGACGGAGACGCTCGAACGGAAGAAGGACAACCTCGACGACCGGATCGACGAGGTGAACGACCGCATCGCGGACCTCGAATCCGAGAGTTCGGAGCTCGAACAGCAGGCCCAGCAGATGCAGCAGCAGGCCCTCCAGCAGCAGATGGGCGGCATGGGCGGGGAGTCCGAGCCCGACGAGTGACATGTTCGACAACCTGAAGGAGAAGCTCGGGAGTTTCCGCTCCGAGGCCGAAGACGTCGCCGACGAGAACGCCGAGGAACTCCCCGCATCGGAGGCGCCCGAGGAGGCCGACTCCGCCGACGGGGCCGGGTCCGAGGGCGTCGCAGCGCCCGAAGACGGGGCCGCGGACACCGAGGACGCAACCGCGGAGTCCGCGTCCGCGGGGTCGGCGGCCGAGCGTGCGGTCTCCGAGGGTGCGACGTCCGAATCCCCGGAGGTGGCAGAATCCGCCGAAGCGACAGCGTCCTCGGAGGCGACGGCGTCTACTGAGACGTCCGCGACGAGCGACGCAGACGCAGAACCAACCGCGGACGCCGAGGATTCGGCCGACAGCTCCGGTCTCATCGGCTCGGCCGGCGAGGCTGAAACCTCGGAGCGCTCCGCGGGCTTCGGCCGCAAGGCGGCCTCGCTCGCCCGCGGTCGATTCGTCATCGAGGAGGCCGACCTGCAGGGCCCGCTCGACCAGCTCGAACTGGCGCTGCTGTCGAGCGACGTCGAGGTTGGCGTCGTCGACGAGATCGTCGAGACGATGCGCGACGAACTCGTCGGCGAGACCCGTACGTTCACCACGTCGACCGGCGAGGTCGTCGAGGACGCGTTGCGGACGGCGATCGTCGACGTGATCAGCGTCGGCCAGTTCGACGTCGAGGAGCGGGTCGCCGAGGCCGAAAAGCCCCTGGTGATCGTCTTCACCGGCGTCAACGGCGTCGGGAAGACGACCTCGATCGCCAAGCTCGACCGCTGGCTCGAAGAGCGGGGTTACTCCACCGTCATGGCAAACGGCGACACCTACCGCGCGGGTGCGAACGAGCAGATTACCGAACACGCCGAGGCGCGCGGGACCAAACTCATCTCCCACCAGCAGGGCGGCGACCCGGCGGCCGTCCTCTACGACGCCGTCGAGTACGCCGAGGCGAACGACGTCGACGTCGTCCTCGGCGACACGGCCGGCCGCCTCCACACCGACGAGGGGTTGATGGACCAGCTCGAGAAGATCGGCCGCGTCGTCGACCCGGACATGACG
Coding sequences within it:
- the pfdA gene encoding prefoldin subunit alpha gives rise to the protein MSANQQQLQALSQELQEIQESITSLEETIEGIREEQSAIDEAIEAVETLETGSTVQVPLGGGAYVRATVEDIDEVIVELGADYAAEFDQEHATETLERKKDNLDDRIDEVNDRIADLESESSELEQQAQQMQQQALQQQMGGMGGESEPDE
- a CDS encoding translation initiation factor IF-6 is translated as MLRASFAGSAYVGVFAVATGEYLLVRPDADDEQVAAIADELDVRAVPTTIGGSSTVGVLATGNENGLLVSNRLYEYERERLAEAVDVPIGTLPGEINAAGTVVLANGSGAYVHPELSREAVQAVEDTLDVPVERGDLAGVRTVGTAAVATDEGVLCHPKSTDEELDLLEETLDVRADVGTINYGAPLVGSGLLANAAGYVVGEDTTGPELGRIEDALGYID
- the ftsY gene encoding signal recognition particle-docking protein FtsY, coding for MFDNLKEKLGSFRSEAEDVADENAEELPASEAPEEADSADGAGSEGVAAPEDGAADTEDATAESASAGSAAERAVSEGATSESPEVAESAEATASSEATASTETSATSDADAEPTADAEDSADSSGLIGSAGEAETSERSAGFGRKAASLARGRFVIEEADLQGPLDQLELALLSSDVEVGVVDEIVETMRDELVGETRTFTTSTGEVVEDALRTAIVDVISVGQFDVEERVAEAEKPLVIVFTGVNGVGKTTSIAKLDRWLEERGYSTVMANGDTYRAGANEQITEHAEARGTKLISHQQGGDPAAVLYDAVEYAEANDVDVVLGDTAGRLHTDEGLMDQLEKIGRVVDPDMTLFVDEAVAGQDAVRRAREFDEAVEMDGAILTKADADSNGGAAISIAQVTGKPILFLGVGQEYDDLERFDPEQLADRLLAEE